One region of Stigmatella erecta genomic DNA includes:
- a CDS encoding 16S rRNA (uracil(1498)-N(3))-methyltransferase, producing the protein MVRLFVPLPEHPPTEVTLSGDRHHYLLHVLRLSEGASLEVFDGTGRAFDARVAAVDAREARLTLGPARSTPARRALSVLQGLPKGDKLEWVLQKGTELGAAAFHPVATARSVVKLEPKRAGERTVRWEKIVEEAARQCRRNDVPRVHPPVPLLEAARALAPGTQLLVLDEEETAVPLGEAFRACPAGAPVALVVGPEGGLTREEVAALRALGARGVTLGALILRTETAALAALAVMGHLDGTLG; encoded by the coding sequence TTGGTTCGCCTCTTCGTTCCCCTTCCGGAGCACCCGCCCACCGAGGTGACGCTCTCCGGAGACCGCCACCACTACCTGCTTCATGTCCTGCGGCTGAGCGAGGGGGCCTCCCTGGAGGTCTTCGACGGCACGGGCCGCGCCTTCGACGCGCGCGTGGCCGCCGTGGACGCGCGCGAGGCACGCCTCACGCTGGGGCCCGCGCGGAGCACCCCCGCGCGCCGCGCGCTCAGCGTGCTGCAGGGGCTGCCCAAGGGGGACAAGCTGGAGTGGGTGCTCCAGAAGGGCACGGAGCTGGGCGCGGCGGCCTTCCACCCCGTGGCCACCGCGCGCAGCGTGGTGAAGCTCGAGCCCAAGCGCGCCGGGGAGCGCACCGTGCGCTGGGAGAAAATCGTCGAGGAGGCCGCGCGCCAGTGCCGGCGCAACGACGTGCCCCGGGTTCACCCGCCCGTGCCCCTGCTGGAGGCCGCCCGGGCGCTGGCCCCGGGCACCCAGCTCCTGGTGCTGGATGAAGAGGAGACGGCGGTGCCGCTGGGCGAGGCCTTCCGCGCGTGCCCCGCCGGGGCCCCGGTCGCGCTCGTCGTGGGGCCCGAGGGAGGACTGACGCGCGAGGAGGTCGCCGCGCTCCGGGCGCTGGGCGCGCGCGGGGTGACGCTCGGGGCACTCATCCTCCGCACGGAGACGGCGGCGCTGGCCGCGCTCGCGGTGATGGGCCACCTGGACGGCACGCTCGGGTAG
- a CDS encoding GlsB/YeaQ/YmgE family stress response membrane protein, which produces MGIIAFIIIGLIAGLIARAILPGRQSMGLIATTLLGMVGSLVGGLVGSLFARDGRLFDIHPTGILMSVIGSIVVLLLVGAAGRRRIHA; this is translated from the coding sequence ATGGGAATCATCGCATTCATCATCATCGGTCTCATCGCGGGTCTCATCGCACGTGCCATCCTTCCGGGCCGCCAGAGCATGGGGCTCATCGCCACCACGCTGCTGGGCATGGTCGGCTCGCTGGTGGGCGGCCTCGTCGGCTCGCTCTTCGCGCGGGACGGGCGGCTCTTTGACATCCACCCGACGGGTATCCTGATGTCCGTCATCGGCTCCATCGTGGTGCTCTTGCTGGTGGGCGCCGCGGGACGGCGCCGCATTCACGCCTAA
- a CDS encoding arabinose transporter produces MSVTSSPPEAASRGPVALLPLIGVVFTAYLVIGLAMPVLPLHVHEGLHLSTFMVGLVAGIQFAAALLSRLFAGHHADRRGAKHTVVTGLLCAGGAGLIHLLSLHFVHEPRLSVLILLLGRALLGVSESFIVTGALSWGLAILGPQHTGKVMAWIGTALYAAFAAGAPAGTALYARQGFLAIALATLVIPLATLALVLPLRAVQPVPARARTSFTEVAGIVWGPGLGLALSGVGFGAITTFIALLFAERGWSPAWLALTVLCAAFMAGRLLFGHLPDRLGGARVALVCVLIEAVGQALIWLADSSALVLAGVTLTGLGYSLVFPGFGVEALRHAPPQSRGLAMGAYTAFLDLSLGLSSPVLGLVASRAGLGAVFFASTVTVLCAAAVALGRVRAPATT; encoded by the coding sequence ATGTCTGTGACTTCCTCGCCGCCGGAGGCCGCGTCCCGTGGCCCGGTGGCGCTGTTGCCGCTCATCGGGGTGGTCTTCACCGCCTACCTCGTCATCGGCCTGGCGATGCCGGTGCTCCCGCTGCATGTGCATGAAGGCCTGCACCTGAGCACCTTCATGGTGGGCCTCGTCGCCGGGATCCAATTCGCCGCGGCGCTCCTCTCGCGGCTGTTCGCGGGCCACCACGCGGACCGCCGGGGGGCCAAGCACACCGTCGTCACGGGCCTGCTGTGCGCCGGGGGGGCCGGACTGATCCACCTGCTCTCGCTCCACTTCGTCCATGAGCCGCGGCTCTCCGTTCTGATTCTCCTGCTGGGCCGGGCCCTGCTGGGCGTATCGGAGAGCTTCATCGTCACGGGCGCGCTCAGCTGGGGGCTCGCCATCCTCGGGCCGCAGCACACGGGCAAGGTCATGGCCTGGATCGGCACGGCGCTCTACGCGGCGTTCGCGGCCGGTGCACCGGCGGGCACGGCCCTCTATGCGCGCCAGGGGTTCCTGGCCATCGCGCTCGCGACGCTGGTGATTCCCCTGGCCACCCTGGCCCTGGTTTTGCCGCTCAGGGCCGTTCAGCCCGTCCCCGCCCGCGCCCGCACGTCGTTCACGGAGGTGGCCGGCATCGTCTGGGGGCCGGGCCTGGGCCTCGCGCTGAGCGGCGTGGGCTTCGGCGCCATCACCACCTTCATCGCCCTGCTCTTCGCGGAGCGGGGGTGGAGCCCCGCATGGCTCGCGCTGACCGTCCTGTGTGCCGCCTTCATGGCCGGGCGCCTGCTCTTCGGCCACCTGCCGGACCGGCTCGGCGGGGCCCGTGTCGCGCTGGTGTGCGTGCTCATCGAGGCGGTGGGCCAGGCGCTCATCTGGCTCGCGGACTCGTCCGCGCTGGTGCTGGCCGGTGTCACCCTCACCGGGCTCGGCTACTCGCTCGTCTTCCCGGGCTTTGGCGTGGAAGCCCTGCGCCACGCCCCGCCGCAGAGCCGCGGCCTCGCCATGGGGGCGTACACCGCGTTCCTCGACCTCTCGCTCGGCCTCTCCAGCCCCGTGCTGGGCCTGGTGGCGAGCCGGGCCGGCCTGGGCGCGGTGTTCTTCGCCAGCACGGTGACCGTGCTCTGTGCCGCGGCCGTCGCGCTCGGGCGCGTGCGCGCGCCCGCCACCACCTGA
- a CDS encoding BlaI/MecI/CopY family transcriptional regulator produces the protein MTKKPVGEQELAVLRYVAEHGPATVGEVAERFGEPQGLARSTILTVMERLRLKGYLTRRKVEGVFQYASPVASEELLRGVVDAFVQRTLSGSLSPFVTYLAEAEDVSDEELKQLQDAVARLRQKRRKE, from the coding sequence ATGACGAAGAAGCCGGTGGGAGAGCAGGAGCTGGCGGTGCTGCGGTACGTGGCGGAGCACGGCCCGGCCACGGTGGGGGAGGTGGCCGAGCGCTTCGGGGAGCCGCAGGGGCTGGCGCGCTCCACCATCCTGACGGTGATGGAGCGGCTGCGGCTCAAGGGGTACCTGACGCGGCGCAAGGTGGAGGGGGTGTTCCAGTACGCCTCGCCGGTGGCGTCCGAGGAGCTGCTGCGGGGCGTGGTGGATGCGTTCGTGCAGCGGACGCTCTCCGGCTCGCTGTCGCCGTTCGTCACGTACCTGGCCGAGGCGGAGGACGTGTCCGACGAGGAGCTGAAGCAGCTTCAGGATGCCGTGGCGCGGCTGCGCCAGAAGCGGCGGAAGGAGTGA
- a CDS encoding DUF962 domain-containing protein, which translates to MPSPRLLALFDDYASSHQHPTNRLTHKVAIPIIVLHVVAMLDWVRLVAVPVLPGGVLTLGMVAWALATLWYLRADLKLGLIVSLATALCFPLGRLLPVWAVVALAIGGWLIQLAGHAVWEKKSPSFFTNLVHALVGPLFFVAVLMGDYAVKPRHPAPSASRA; encoded by the coding sequence ATGCCCAGCCCTCGCCTCCTGGCCCTCTTCGACGACTACGCCTCGTCGCACCAGCACCCCACCAACCGCCTGACGCACAAGGTGGCCATTCCTATCATCGTCCTGCACGTGGTCGCCATGCTGGACTGGGTGCGGCTGGTGGCCGTGCCGGTGCTGCCCGGCGGCGTGCTCACCCTGGGCATGGTGGCCTGGGCGCTCGCCACGCTGTGGTACCTGCGGGCCGACCTGAAGCTGGGCCTCATCGTGTCGCTGGCCACCGCGCTGTGCTTCCCGCTGGGCCGGCTCCTGCCGGTCTGGGCCGTGGTGGCGCTCGCCATTGGCGGCTGGCTCATCCAGCTCGCGGGCCATGCCGTGTGGGAGAAGAAGTCGCCCTCCTTCTTCACCAACCTGGTGCACGCGCTGGTGGGCCCCCTGTTCTTCGTGGCCGTGCTGATGGGCGACTACGCCGTCAAGCCGCGGCACCCGGCGCCCTCCGCCTCGCGCGCCTGA
- a CDS encoding RDD family protein, with product MSKCLKCGYELPSIGECVACAVTVKQPPPVRPQLLDKDIRIDRRTPERSPSGSQPSVPGFSELPRGPAPQAPASRFTPVDEEPETLKDAPLPAPVARPPSTPAIPSVRPTPAPISVVTFAPTARPAPAAGEEPTPRQPSPGLPVMPPPAAASVPRAARAPAAPAAPQATPGVQEIHARPASLWRRLLSFGIDTAAIVGVAALYITLASSITGVKAPSSQGLTEMDTLAAWMHALQSVLVPGFFLLLVLALVYCAVAAFLWNGRTLGRLVLGLRLVDTHGLAPAPGRAIVRAMLSAVSFGLFLGGFWMALFDKRGQTLHDKLTSTFVVQPS from the coding sequence TTGTCCAAGTGCCTGAAATGCGGTTACGAGCTGCCCTCCATCGGAGAATGTGTCGCCTGCGCGGTGACGGTGAAGCAGCCTCCCCCGGTCCGTCCCCAGCTGCTCGACAAGGACATCCGGATTGACCGCCGCACCCCCGAGCGGAGCCCGTCGGGCTCGCAGCCCAGCGTGCCGGGCTTCTCGGAGCTGCCGCGAGGCCCCGCCCCGCAAGCCCCCGCCTCCCGCTTCACCCCGGTGGACGAGGAGCCGGAGACGCTCAAGGACGCGCCCCTGCCCGCCCCGGTGGCCCGGCCGCCCTCCACGCCAGCGATTCCCTCCGTGCGGCCCACCCCGGCGCCCATCTCGGTGGTCACCTTCGCGCCCACGGCCCGCCCTGCTCCGGCCGCGGGCGAGGAGCCGACGCCGCGCCAACCGTCCCCGGGACTGCCCGTGATGCCCCCGCCCGCGGCGGCCTCCGTCCCGCGCGCCGCCCGGGCCCCGGCCGCCCCGGCTGCCCCTCAGGCCACGCCGGGCGTCCAGGAAATCCACGCCCGCCCCGCGTCGCTCTGGCGGCGGCTGCTGTCCTTCGGCATCGACACGGCCGCCATCGTGGGGGTGGCCGCGCTCTATATCACCCTGGCCTCCTCCATCACCGGCGTGAAGGCCCCCTCGTCCCAGGGGCTCACCGAGATGGACACCCTGGCGGCGTGGATGCACGCGCTCCAGTCGGTGCTGGTGCCCGGCTTCTTCCTCCTGCTGGTGCTGGCGCTCGTGTACTGCGCGGTGGCGGCGTTCCTGTGGAACGGACGCACCCTGGGGCGGCTGGTGCTGGGGCTCCGGCTGGTGGACACCCACGGCCTGGCGCCCGCGCCCGGCCGCGCCATCGTCCGGGCCATGCTCTCGGCGGTCTCTTTTGGACTGTTCTTGGGTGGATTCTGGATGGCCCTGTTCGACAAGCGCGGCCAAACCCTTCATGACAAACTCACTTCGACGTTTGTCGTTCAACCGAGTTGA
- a CDS encoding FrgA protein: MPARLAQFLVARGLLPQETAEAALRQQQTRGGAIDTALLELGVGNEASLLELLGEVSGYRPVNLADFEPNSDVATFIPPKIADRLCVVPLSLDGNSLHVACGYPVPRKELDEVGFLLGKPLELWVATELRVREWISAVYKQPLAPRFAQLMASLSNRPTPAAGAAPPPPPAEAMDDEAALTASMVERLARSVASEPLPLDAKKTPPLGSPTLPPSVAAAMPPPAPPPPAYTREPLRLNMPANPGATPAPTPRAPVNPAAAAPPPPPAQPAYTREPLRLNMPATPPPPPAAPPPAYTREPLRLNMPANPAVASTPAPRPAAPPAPVPTGGPGPTTLVPLVSPPAPTQTMPRPAEPQFLVFSNPTPAAPAGRPRMQLPTEAPAAPSQPGAAPQAAAQDVPDWTLAQARAALKEATREREKLIDVALRFGRRTFDYVAAFAVLRGTALGWEARGEGLQAEALSQVSIPLDAGSVFRTIAVTRGSYAGPLPPDALTRHYLELFGRQTPRAVFLYPVEVRGRLVALLYGDCGQKPVSQRRLSDYILFCQDLPSAFQELILFRKQRLTELRAPDTGGDDPLPTGAAPVPAPAVVAGLGWSPFFGRASGTLGRAATMPPRVMSEERPPPDFAPLLRRLTGPDAAQRANAMAELARTPEASARVLAASFPGPTAWSRLPVVELPEADELGPIPAALSRLGRPAAQALSPLLDSQDADTRYLALLTAGNLPYVELVDGVLRGLFDFEPDISSAARVAASALKHLPRFDGAMKELRQELSNRDPLRRSLAARALGALHDRDAIEGLIHLTGGDDEMCAQAAAEALREVTRATFGLNPRQWMAWWVENRTRRRADWLVAALRHRELDVRLASIEELSRALNDTLGYYADAPEAEREAAVRRWEATAVDAARARRLGVL; encoded by the coding sequence ATGCCAGCCCGACTCGCTCAATTCCTGGTCGCGCGCGGCCTTCTCCCCCAGGAGACGGCGGAAGCCGCCTTGCGTCAGCAGCAAACCCGGGGGGGCGCGATCGACACGGCGCTGCTGGAGCTGGGGGTCGGAAACGAGGCGAGCCTCCTGGAGCTGCTGGGTGAGGTGTCCGGCTACCGGCCCGTGAACCTGGCGGACTTCGAGCCCAACTCGGACGTCGCCACCTTCATCCCCCCGAAGATCGCCGACCGGCTGTGCGTGGTGCCGCTGTCGCTGGATGGCAACTCGCTGCACGTGGCCTGCGGCTACCCGGTTCCCCGCAAGGAGCTGGACGAGGTGGGGTTCCTGCTCGGCAAGCCGCTGGAGCTGTGGGTGGCCACCGAGCTGCGCGTCCGGGAGTGGATCTCCGCCGTCTACAAGCAGCCGCTGGCCCCGCGCTTCGCGCAGCTGATGGCCTCGCTCAGCAACCGCCCCACCCCGGCCGCTGGGGCCGCGCCGCCCCCGCCCCCCGCGGAGGCGATGGACGACGAGGCGGCGCTCACCGCCTCCATGGTGGAGCGGCTGGCGCGCTCGGTGGCCTCGGAGCCCTTGCCCCTGGACGCGAAGAAGACGCCGCCGCTCGGCTCTCCCACGCTGCCGCCCAGCGTGGCCGCGGCCATGCCGCCGCCCGCGCCCCCGCCGCCGGCCTATACCCGTGAGCCCCTGCGGCTCAACATGCCAGCCAACCCGGGCGCCACCCCGGCCCCCACGCCCCGGGCGCCCGTGAACCCGGCCGCCGCGGCCCCGCCGCCCCCGCCCGCGCAGCCGGCGTACACGCGCGAGCCGCTGCGCCTCAACATGCCGGCCACGCCTCCCCCGCCCCCCGCGGCCCCGCCGCCGGCGTACACGCGCGAGCCGCTGCGCCTCAACATGCCGGCCAACCCGGCCGTGGCCTCCACGCCGGCGCCCCGGCCCGCGGCGCCCCCGGCGCCCGTGCCCACGGGCGGCCCCGGTCCCACGACGCTGGTTCCGCTCGTGTCCCCGCCGGCCCCCACGCAGACGATGCCCCGGCCCGCCGAGCCCCAGTTCCTCGTCTTCAGCAACCCCACCCCGGCCGCGCCGGCGGGCCGCCCGCGGATGCAGCTTCCCACGGAGGCCCCTGCCGCCCCCTCGCAGCCCGGGGCCGCGCCTCAGGCCGCGGCGCAGGACGTGCCGGACTGGACGCTGGCCCAGGCCCGGGCGGCCCTGAAGGAAGCCACCCGGGAGCGGGAGAAGCTCATCGACGTGGCCCTGCGCTTTGGCCGCCGCACGTTCGACTACGTGGCCGCCTTCGCCGTGCTGCGGGGCACCGCCCTGGGCTGGGAGGCCCGGGGCGAGGGCCTGCAAGCCGAGGCGCTCTCGCAGGTGTCCATTCCGCTGGATGCGGGCAGCGTGTTCCGCACCATCGCCGTCACGCGCGGCAGCTATGCCGGCCCGCTGCCCCCGGACGCGCTGACGCGGCACTACCTGGAGCTCTTCGGGCGGCAGACGCCTCGCGCCGTCTTCCTCTACCCCGTGGAGGTGCGCGGCCGGCTCGTGGCGCTGCTGTACGGGGACTGCGGGCAGAAGCCGGTGAGCCAGCGGCGGCTCTCCGACTACATCCTCTTCTGCCAGGACCTGCCGAGCGCCTTCCAGGAGCTCATCCTCTTCCGCAAGCAGCGGCTCACGGAGCTGCGCGCCCCGGACACCGGCGGCGACGACCCCCTGCCCACGGGCGCCGCGCCCGTGCCCGCCCCCGCGGTGGTGGCCGGGCTCGGCTGGAGCCCCTTCTTCGGCCGCGCGAGCGGCACCCTGGGCCGCGCGGCGACGATGCCGCCGCGGGTGATGAGCGAGGAGCGTCCGCCGCCGGACTTCGCGCCGCTGCTGCGGCGCCTCACGGGGCCGGATGCCGCCCAGCGCGCCAACGCCATGGCGGAGCTGGCCCGCACGCCGGAGGCGAGCGCGCGGGTGCTCGCCGCGAGCTTCCCGGGGCCCACCGCCTGGAGCCGCCTGCCCGTGGTGGAGCTGCCCGAGGCGGACGAGCTGGGGCCCATCCCCGCCGCGCTGTCGCGGCTGGGCCGGCCCGCGGCCCAGGCGCTCTCGCCGCTGCTGGACTCGCAGGACGCGGACACGCGCTACCTGGCGCTGCTCACGGCCGGCAACCTGCCCTACGTGGAGCTGGTGGACGGGGTGCTGCGGGGCCTGTTCGACTTCGAGCCGGACATCTCCAGCGCCGCGCGCGTGGCCGCCTCCGCCCTCAAGCACCTGCCCCGCTTCGACGGGGCGATGAAGGAGCTGCGCCAGGAACTGAGCAACCGCGATCCGCTGCGGCGCTCGCTGGCGGCACGGGCCCTGGGCGCGCTGCACGACCGGGACGCCATCGAGGGGCTCATCCACCTCACCGGGGGCGATGACGAGATGTGCGCCCAGGCGGCCGCCGAGGCGCTGCGGGAAGTCACCCGCGCCACGTTCGGCCTCAACCCCCGCCAGTGGATGGCGTGGTGGGTGGAGAACCGCACCCGGCGCCGGGCGGACTGGCTCGTCGCGGCCCTGCGGCACCGGGAGCTGGACGTGCGGCTGGCCTCCATCGAGGAGCTGAGCCGCGCGCTCAACGACACGCTGGGCTACTACGCGGACGCGCCCGAGGCCGAGCGCGAGGCCGCCGTGCGCCGCTGGGAGGCCACGGCCGTGGATGCGGCGCGGGCCCGGCGGCTGGGCGTGCTCTAA
- a CDS encoding sensor histidine kinase: MSGWAWLSLGACAGQLALAGLALARVGRSPLALPLSLLSIALSMWNFANFAFAVSGEAGWRLVNLGATVLAAPCAAHFILSFTGLRRRLSGGLIAAYIVYCALALLAFSALGSSWVASRATSPAFAHLALALVALLLAAGWGLLLLHLRRSVRLEERLRTGLLLLGLVLLVALPGTDLMAELGLSVPRLGTLGTLLGLPVMATVALRFHLFGRDMSLSAALYAAALAVLGVLAYLVVFRLFAAEQGALIAATTAITLALLAATRRAVSTWVLQRERLEQLATLGRFSAQMAHDLKNPIAALKGAAQFLQEEHAQGHSWQDKGEFLDLLLEQVERLDRVVTTYQRLGRVEPLTHPLDVNRLVEDVLGLQAFAGFPHVTLERALARDLPPCEGDHDLLANALENLVRNAYEAMPQGGTLTVRTRREGPEGHNVVLCVEDTGEGMDARTRERAFDEFYTTKASGSGLGLAFVRRVVEAHGGEVSLTSREGHGTIILLRLPTRQESPGARAP; this comes from the coding sequence ATGAGCGGATGGGCCTGGCTGAGCCTGGGGGCCTGCGCGGGGCAGCTCGCCCTGGCGGGGCTGGCGCTGGCCCGGGTGGGCCGCAGCCCGCTGGCCCTGCCGCTGTCGCTGCTGTCCATCGCCCTGTCCATGTGGAACTTCGCCAACTTCGCCTTCGCCGTCTCCGGCGAGGCCGGGTGGCGGCTCGTCAACCTCGGGGCCACCGTGCTGGCCGCTCCCTGCGCGGCGCACTTCATCCTGTCGTTCACCGGGCTGCGCCGCCGGCTCTCGGGCGGGCTCATCGCCGCGTACATCGTCTACTGCGCCCTGGCCCTCCTGGCCTTCTCGGCGCTGGGCTCCTCCTGGGTCGCCTCGCGCGCCACCTCGCCCGCCTTCGCCCACCTGGCGCTGGCGCTCGTGGCCCTGTTGCTGGCCGCCGGGTGGGGGCTGCTGCTGCTGCACCTGCGGCGCTCGGTGCGGCTGGAGGAGCGCCTGCGCACGGGCCTCCTGCTGCTGGGCCTGGTGCTGCTGGTGGCCCTGCCCGGCACGGACCTGATGGCGGAGCTGGGGCTGAGCGTGCCCCGGCTGGGGACGCTGGGCACCCTGCTCGGCCTGCCGGTGATGGCCACCGTGGCCCTGCGCTTCCACCTCTTTGGCCGGGACATGTCCCTGAGCGCGGCCCTGTACGCGGCGGCCCTCGCCGTCTTGGGAGTGCTCGCCTACCTCGTCGTCTTCCGCCTCTTCGCCGCCGAGCAGGGGGCGCTCATCGCGGCCACCACCGCCATCACCCTGGCGCTCCTGGCCGCCACGCGCCGGGCGGTGAGCACGTGGGTGCTCCAGCGCGAGCGCCTGGAGCAGCTCGCCACCCTGGGCCGCTTCTCGGCGCAGATGGCGCACGACCTGAAGAACCCCATCGCCGCGCTCAAGGGGGCCGCGCAGTTCCTCCAGGAGGAGCACGCGCAGGGCCACTCGTGGCAGGACAAGGGGGAGTTCCTGGACCTGCTGCTGGAGCAGGTGGAGCGGCTGGACCGGGTGGTGACCACCTACCAGCGGCTGGGCCGGGTGGAGCCGCTGACGCACCCGCTGGACGTGAACCGGCTGGTGGAGGACGTGCTGGGGCTCCAGGCCTTCGCGGGCTTCCCCCACGTGACGCTGGAGCGCGCCCTGGCGCGGGACTTGCCCCCGTGCGAGGGGGACCATGACTTGCTGGCCAACGCGCTGGAGAACCTGGTGCGCAATGCCTACGAGGCCATGCCCCAGGGGGGCACCCTCACGGTGCGCACGCGCCGGGAGGGACCGGAGGGCCACAACGTGGTGCTGTGCGTGGAGGACACGGGCGAGGGCATGGACGCGCGCACGCGCGAGCGGGCCTTCGATGAGTTCTACACCACGAAAGCGTCGGGCAGCGGGCTGGGCCTGGCCTTCGTGCGCCGGGTGGTGGAGGCCCACGGCGGCGAGGTGTCCCTGACGAGCCGGGAGGGACACGGTACCATCATCCTCCTGCGCCTGCCCACGCGGCAGGAGTCCCCAGGAGCCAGAGCCCCGTGA
- a CDS encoding M56 family metallopeptidase gives MEPLALQDLGPWLSSWGEGLWRATWQGALATLAVWALVKALPRLPASVKAGLWWAVALKCVLALGWPRPVPLPLLAAEPARSLPAVSPEPLPRAPVVLPQRVLGRTPEDVTPVRQAPPPAGGGWEVVLGWGALLLFAGWASGVAWQLVGHVRSWRLIRGMRERARPLAHPELEEELEFLATEAGLRRAPKLLVSSEVASPLATGLLSPVVVLPVKAVAGMPVEALRMALAHEVAHLRRGDLWMGWAPAFAETVLFFHPLVRQAAREYALAREEACDAEALRLTGAEPADYGELLIAFGIIRAPGTAAALGASAHLHALHRRLRMLESVDVMSPRPRRWLKGALCLLGVVGLVPFQVVAQDAPPAPAAKAATPAVPATPAPEANPPAARKAPPVPPVPPVPPHVGRVPPMPPVPPMPPHAGRVPPLPPLPPMPMEDDGDSYVLVTDGSVTMSGTTGDLHLARTFKQKGKDLLYVRQGGKGFLIRDTKTLEQIRALMKDPQAMGSAQGELGKKQGELGKKQGELGMKQGELGVKQAQLGMKHAELAQKHALLSMEHSRLESIRDEAERTRLEAEMEKKEEQLEKEESGLAKEQEALSRQQEALGAQQEALGEEQEKLGEEQEKLGRQHEKQMREVHTKVRTVIDGALKQGLGEPLPS, from the coding sequence ATGGAACCGCTGGCGCTGCAGGACCTGGGACCGTGGCTGTCCTCGTGGGGAGAAGGGTTGTGGCGGGCCACCTGGCAGGGCGCCCTGGCCACGCTGGCCGTGTGGGCGCTGGTGAAGGCGCTGCCGCGCCTGCCGGCCTCGGTGAAGGCGGGGCTCTGGTGGGCGGTGGCCCTCAAGTGCGTGCTGGCCCTGGGCTGGCCCCGCCCCGTGCCCTTGCCGCTGCTGGCGGCAGAGCCCGCGCGGAGCCTGCCCGCCGTGTCACCGGAGCCGCTGCCCCGTGCTCCGGTGGTCTTGCCGCAGAGGGTCCTCGGGCGCACGCCGGAGGACGTCACGCCCGTGCGCCAGGCCCCCCCGCCAGCCGGAGGAGGCTGGGAGGTGGTGCTGGGATGGGGAGCCCTGCTCCTGTTCGCCGGGTGGGCATCGGGGGTGGCCTGGCAGCTGGTCGGCCACGTGCGCTCGTGGCGGCTGATCCGGGGCATGCGCGAGCGCGCGCGTCCGCTCGCCCATCCGGAGCTGGAGGAGGAGCTGGAGTTCCTTGCCACGGAGGCAGGGCTGCGCCGTGCGCCGAAGCTGCTCGTGTCCAGCGAGGTGGCCAGTCCGCTGGCCACGGGACTGCTGTCCCCGGTGGTGGTGCTGCCCGTGAAGGCGGTGGCGGGGATGCCCGTGGAGGCGCTGCGCATGGCGCTGGCGCACGAGGTCGCCCACCTGCGGCGCGGGGATTTGTGGATGGGCTGGGCGCCCGCCTTCGCGGAGACGGTGCTCTTCTTTCATCCCCTCGTGCGTCAGGCCGCGCGCGAGTACGCCCTGGCCCGGGAGGAGGCGTGTGACGCCGAGGCGCTTCGCCTCACCGGCGCCGAGCCCGCGGACTACGGCGAGCTGCTCATCGCCTTCGGAATCATCCGGGCGCCCGGCACGGCCGCGGCCCTGGGCGCATCCGCTCACCTTCACGCACTGCACAGGAGGCTTCGCATGTTGGAATCCGTCGATGTCATGTCCCCCCGTCCCCGCCGGTGGCTGAAGGGCGCGCTGTGCCTGCTCGGGGTGGTGGGGCTCGTGCCCTTCCAGGTCGTCGCGCAGGATGCGCCGCCGGCCCCCGCGGCCAAGGCCGCCACGCCCGCCGTGCCCGCCACGCCCGCCCCCGAAGCCAACCCCCCGGCGGCGCGCAAGGCCCCGCCCGTACCCCCGGTGCCGCCGGTGCCGCCCCACGTGGGGCGGGTGCCGCCCATGCCCCCGGTGCCGCCGATGCCACCCCACGCGGGGCGGGTGCCGCCGTTGCCGCCGTTGCCGCCCATGCCCATGGAGGACGACGGGGACAGCTACGTGCTGGTCACGGATGGCTCGGTCACGATGTCCGGCACCACGGGGGATCTGCACCTGGCGCGCACCTTCAAGCAGAAGGGCAAGGACCTGCTGTACGTGCGCCAGGGAGGCAAGGGGTTCCTCATCCGCGATACGAAGACCCTGGAGCAGATCCGCGCGCTGATGAAGGATCCCCAGGCGATGGGCAGCGCCCAGGGCGAGCTGGGAAAGAAGCAGGGCGAGCTGGGAAAGAAGCAGGGCGAGCTGGGCATGAAGCAGGGGGAGCTGGGCGTGAAGCAGGCGCAGCTCGGGATGAAGCACGCGGAGCTGGCCCAGAAACACGCCCTGCTGTCGATGGAGCACTCCCGGTTGGAGTCCATCCGGGACGAGGCGGAGCGGACCCGGCTCGAGGCGGAGATGGAGAAGAAGGAGGAGCAGCTCGAGAAGGAGGAGTCCGGGCTCGCCAAGGAGCAGGAGGCCCTCAGCCGCCAGCAGGAGGCGCTGGGCGCGCAGCAGGAGGCGCTCGGCGAGGAGCAGGAGAAGCTGGGCGAGGAGCAGGAGAAGCTGGGCCGCCAGCACGAGAAGCAGATGCGCGAGGTGCACACGAAGGTGCGCACCGTCATCGACGGCGCGCTGAAGCAGGGGCTGGGCGAGCCGCTGCCGTCCTGA